A portion of the Drosophila sechellia strain sech25 chromosome 2R, ASM438219v1, whole genome shotgun sequence genome contains these proteins:
- the LOC116800527 gene encoding uncharacterized protein LOC116800527, translating into MLALTLGFAVQLLLLISLLLLLPLPGFSRELRQPYRYDRYDGNPGQNQPRNLERN; encoded by the coding sequence ATGTTGGCGCTAACACTTGGATTTGCggtgcagttgctgctgctgatttcactgctgttgctgcttccactgcccgGATTTTCGAGAGAACTGAGGCAACCTTATAGATACGACAGATACGACGGTAATCCTGGCCAAAACCAACCACGGAATTTGGAGCGGAACTGA